One genomic segment of Chitinophaga sancti includes these proteins:
- a CDS encoding metallophosphoesterase family protein codes for MKKIGLMSDTHSYLHPQVFKYFEKVDEIWHGGDIGTTSLADELEAFKPFRAVFGNIDGKDIRVRYPENLFFEVEGVKVFMTHIGGYPGKYAPGVKQLLLRNSPKLFICGHSHILKVMPDPALQLLHMNPGACGQQGWHKVKTLLRFDVNDGNISNLEVIELP; via the coding sequence ATGAAGAAGATAGGATTAATGTCAGACACGCATAGCTACCTCCATCCACAGGTTTTCAAATATTTTGAAAAGGTGGATGAGATCTGGCATGGAGGTGATATCGGTACCACATCCCTCGCGGATGAACTGGAAGCATTCAAACCTTTCAGGGCTGTTTTCGGCAATATCGATGGTAAGGACATCCGGGTCCGTTATCCCGAAAATCTATTCTTTGAAGTAGAAGGCGTAAAAGTATTCATGACACATATTGGCGGTTATCCAGGCAAGTATGCACCGGGCGTCAAACAGTTATTGTTGAGAAATTCCCCCAAACTGTTCATTTGCGGTCATTCGCATATCCTGAAAGTGATGCCGGACCCGGCTTTGCAACTATTACACATGAACCCGGGTGCATGTGGCCAGCAAGGCTGGCATAAGGTCAAAACATTATTGCGGTTCGATGTAAACGACGGAAATATCAGCAATCTGGAGGTCATAGAGTTGCCATAA
- the purU gene encoding formyltetrahydrofolate deformylase → MQTDITGRLLISCPDRPGIVAGVSQFLYASGANILDASQHSTDPKEGLFFMRMSFQLENPSITKEQLEKDFQEKVAAPRQMEWRIDYTDRRKQMVIMVSRYDHCLIELLWRWRSGELPVDIPLVISNHLELKQFVEDFGIPFHYLPVDAGNKSLQEQEAIKLIRRVNADFIVLARYMQVLSPGFVSVFPGRIINIHHSFLPAFAGANPYRNAYNRGVKLIGATAHYVTDDLDEGPIIDQDVARVSHKHEVTDLIMLGRDIERQVLTRAVIAHIDDRVIIHGNKTIVF, encoded by the coding sequence ATGCAGACTGATATAACCGGCAGGCTATTGATCTCCTGTCCAGACCGCCCTGGTATCGTGGCCGGTGTGTCCCAGTTCCTGTACGCCAGCGGCGCAAATATCCTTGACGCCAGCCAGCACAGTACAGATCCCAAAGAAGGACTCTTCTTTATGCGCATGTCTTTCCAATTGGAAAACCCCTCCATTACCAAAGAACAACTGGAAAAAGATTTCCAGGAAAAAGTTGCCGCTCCCCGACAAATGGAATGGCGGATTGACTACACCGATCGTCGTAAACAAATGGTGATTATGGTATCCCGCTATGACCATTGCCTCATTGAATTACTATGGCGCTGGCGCAGCGGGGAATTGCCTGTGGATATTCCATTGGTGATCTCCAACCACCTTGAATTAAAACAATTCGTGGAAGACTTCGGAATTCCTTTCCATTACCTGCCTGTAGATGCAGGGAATAAATCACTGCAGGAACAGGAAGCGATTAAACTGATCAGAAGAGTGAATGCTGACTTTATCGTGCTTGCACGCTATATGCAGGTCCTCTCTCCCGGTTTTGTGAGTGTATTCCCAGGCAGGATCATCAATATTCATCATAGCTTCCTCCCGGCATTTGCAGGAGCGAACCCTTATAGAAACGCTTATAACAGAGGTGTGAAGTTAATAGGCGCTACTGCCCACTATGTAACGGACGACCTGGACGAAGGCCCCATCATTGACCAGGATGTAGCGAGGGTGAGCCATAAACATGAAGTAACGGACCTGATTATGTTAGGTAGAGATATAGAAAGACAGGTGTTAACAAGAGCAGTGATTGCACATATCGATGACAGGGTAATTATACACGGAAATAAGACAATCGTATTCTAA
- the hutG gene encoding formimidoylglutamase: MKAYYQQPVAWTGRTDGTDEEVSRWHQQVKCVDLSAPLPPGNGVVLLGFAVDEGVRRNKGRVGAAAGPAALRQAMGSFPVHFDGLLMDGGNIICPDEDLEAAQQALSGAVQLIKRAGHTPVLLGGGHEITYGHAHGLYQSLPGGQLGLINFDAHFDLRTEGVSSGTGFWQLSQQHSPFQYLALGIQQLSNTQQLFRIAGELDVQYIEADAFHFHDRTLLKVVVEEFIKKADKLYLTIDLDVFAAAYAPGVSATAFNGIRPDGLFLECFRTILHSGQLAGMDIAELNPSLDVDQRTAKLGAALIFEAVTYFLSKK; the protein is encoded by the coding sequence ATGAAAGCGTATTATCAACAACCGGTAGCATGGACCGGCAGAACAGATGGCACAGATGAGGAAGTAAGCCGCTGGCACCAGCAGGTGAAATGTGTAGACTTATCGGCACCTTTGCCTCCCGGCAATGGAGTCGTGCTGCTGGGGTTTGCCGTAGATGAAGGTGTGCGAAGAAACAAAGGACGGGTAGGTGCTGCGGCAGGTCCGGCTGCGTTGCGGCAGGCGATGGGTAGTTTTCCTGTACACTTTGATGGCCTGTTGATGGATGGTGGAAACATTATCTGTCCTGATGAGGACCTGGAAGCTGCACAACAAGCATTGAGTGGCGCGGTGCAATTAATAAAACGTGCGGGCCATACTCCTGTATTATTAGGAGGTGGGCATGAGATCACTTACGGTCATGCACATGGTTTATATCAATCTTTACCCGGCGGGCAATTAGGGTTGATTAACTTCGATGCACATTTTGACCTGCGTACAGAAGGCGTTAGTTCCGGAACAGGCTTCTGGCAATTATCGCAGCAGCATTCGCCTTTTCAATACCTGGCTTTAGGTATTCAGCAATTAAGCAATACACAACAGTTATTCAGAATAGCAGGAGAACTGGATGTACAATATATAGAGGCCGATGCATTTCACTTTCATGACCGTACATTGTTGAAGGTAGTGGTAGAGGAGTTTATCAAAAAGGCAGATAAATTATACCTGACTATCGATCTGGATGTATTCGCCGCGGCATATGCACCGGGGGTAAGTGCAACTGCATTTAATGGTATTCGCCCGGATGGTTTGTTTTTAGAATGTTTTCGTACAATCCTTCACAGTGGCCAACTAGCGGGCATGGATATAGCAGAATTAAATCCTTCTCTCGACGTTGATCAGCGTACGGCGAAACTGGGCGCTGCATTAATTTTTGAAGCAGTCACATATTTTTTAAGTAAGAAATAA
- the hutI gene encoding imidazolonepropionase, with amino-acid sequence MKLIGPFSQIIPLTGLPLKGALSDAQLTVIEDGGVVTHQGKIVAVGDYNELRNQYPHALPVLIYGPAVLLPGFIDCHTHICFDGNRSRDYAMRIAGKTYLEIARAGGGIWDSVMKTRAASIETLRTNTAERANRHLQEGVTTIEVKSGYGLSIKEEIKMLQAIRQAGELTKATLVPTCLAAHMMPKDYTGADYLEEVVTQLLPAIHCKRVDIFIEETAFSAAEALPYLLKAKERGFALTVHADQFSSGGSAIAIEAGALSADHLEASDEKDITRLANADIVSVVLPGASLGLGMHYAPARKLLDAGACVAIASDWNPGSAPMGDLLLQAAVMSAAEKLSTAEVLAGLTFRAARALDLNNIGQLAEGFAADMQVYPTNDYRDLLYYQGKMKPSQVWKGGEKI; translated from the coding sequence ATGAAACTTATAGGACCATTTTCACAGATCATCCCCCTCACAGGGTTGCCTTTGAAAGGAGCATTGTCCGATGCACAGCTCACTGTCATTGAAGACGGAGGTGTGGTCACACACCAGGGAAAGATCGTAGCAGTCGGTGATTACAATGAACTACGTAATCAGTATCCCCATGCACTGCCGGTTTTGATCTATGGCCCGGCGGTATTATTGCCGGGCTTTATTGATTGCCACACGCATATCTGTTTTGATGGTAACCGAAGCCGTGATTATGCCATGCGCATAGCAGGGAAAACGTATCTCGAAATTGCACGTGCAGGTGGGGGTATATGGGATTCAGTGATGAAGACACGTGCAGCATCCATTGAGACATTAAGAACAAATACAGCTGAAAGAGCGAACAGGCATTTGCAGGAAGGGGTGACTACGATCGAAGTGAAGAGTGGATATGGGCTGTCAATAAAAGAAGAGATCAAAATGTTGCAGGCGATCAGGCAGGCGGGCGAGCTTACGAAAGCTACGCTGGTGCCTACTTGTCTGGCAGCGCATATGATGCCGAAAGATTACACGGGTGCTGATTACCTGGAAGAAGTAGTCACACAATTACTACCTGCTATTCATTGTAAAAGAGTAGACATCTTCATAGAAGAAACTGCTTTTAGTGCAGCCGAAGCATTACCTTATTTGCTAAAAGCAAAAGAGCGGGGTTTTGCATTAACTGTACATGCAGACCAGTTTAGTAGTGGTGGCTCCGCAATTGCTATAGAAGCAGGCGCCTTGTCAGCAGATCATCTGGAAGCCAGTGATGAAAAAGATATCACACGGTTAGCCAATGCAGATATCGTATCTGTCGTATTGCCTGGTGCTTCTTTGGGTTTAGGCATGCACTATGCACCTGCGCGTAAGCTATTGGATGCTGGTGCCTGTGTAGCCATTGCGAGTGACTGGAATCCGGGATCTGCACCAATGGGAGATCTGCTGTTGCAGGCAGCGGTGATGAGTGCAGCAGAAAAATTATCTACGGCAGAAGTGTTGGCAGGCCTGACTTTCAGGGCAGCCAGGGCTTTGGATCTAAATAATATTGGACAACTGGCCGAAGGCTTTGCGGCAGATATGCAGGTATATCCTACGAATGATTATCGCGACCTTTTGTATTATCAGGGAAAAATGAAACCTTCGCAGGTTTGGAAAGGAGGTGAAAAAATATGA
- a CDS encoding SET domain-containing protein: MIKPYLYVDKTKGKGRGVFTKDKIPAGTRIETSPVLVLSYDDTEIVDKTKLHNYIFLWGVRETRSCIALGFCSIYNHSYDPNCIYEMDFDEETMSIITRREIKKGEELQINYNGDPSDSSAVWFDVRKK, from the coding sequence ATGATTAAACCATATTTATACGTCGATAAGACAAAAGGCAAAGGTCGTGGAGTATTTACAAAAGATAAAATACCTGCGGGAACCAGAATAGAAACCTCGCCTGTACTCGTTTTATCTTATGATGACACTGAAATCGTGGATAAGACCAAGTTGCATAATTACATTTTTCTATGGGGTGTGCGTGAAACCCGTTCTTGTATAGCACTGGGTTTTTGCTCCATCTATAATCACTCCTACGACCCCAATTGTATATACGAAATGGATTTTGATGAAGAAACCATGAGTATCATCACCCGTAGAGAGATTAAGAAAGGAGAAGAATTGCAGATCAACTATAATGGGGATCCATCTGACTCATCAGCCGTTTGGTTCGATGTCAGGAAAAAATAA
- a CDS encoding MarR family winged helix-turn-helix transcriptional regulator, whose amino-acid sequence MSFYSSLGFLVFGSRLRRLSEYFLSEVNKVYEQAGIPFEASWFPVFYILGKEQPMPLIDIAAQLEVSHSAISQLVTGLKKKGLVRTAPCPDDGRRQLVMLSKKGEEMLQQIQPIWEAITKAMTELADENKMSKQVLEAVTAVENSVEAEPLSTRILKAMK is encoded by the coding sequence ATGAGTTTCTATTCTTCTTTGGGCTTCCTGGTGTTTGGTAGCCGGTTACGGCGATTGAGTGAATACTTCCTAAGTGAAGTAAACAAGGTATATGAGCAGGCGGGAATACCCTTTGAAGCCAGCTGGTTTCCGGTGTTTTACATATTGGGCAAAGAACAGCCCATGCCATTGATCGATATTGCAGCACAGCTGGAAGTAAGTCACTCGGCTATCAGTCAGCTGGTGACAGGTTTGAAAAAGAAAGGGCTGGTCAGGACCGCTCCCTGCCCGGACGATGGGCGCCGGCAATTGGTAATGCTCAGTAAAAAGGGCGAGGAAATGCTGCAACAGATACAGCCGATATGGGAGGCTATTACTAAGGCCATGACCGAACTGGCGGATGAAAACAAAATGAGTAAGCAGGTGCTGGAAGCAGTAACTGCTGTGGAAAACAGCGTAGAAGCCGAACCCTTATCCACCAGGATCCTGAAAGCAATGAAATAA
- the hutH gene encoding histidine ammonia-lyase produces MIHQFKYGVDQLTPGKALAIADGQLKGVLVPEVADRIATSYGHVQTIVSQHSTVYGINTGFGPLCDTRINEEDTRTLQYNILQSHSVGVGNPIPITVARVMLITKVHALAQGYSGVAPATLERIIWMIDAHITPVVPEKGSVGASGDLAPLSHLFLPLIGLGEVYYKGQRQPAAAVLQAEGLTPVALGPKEGLALINGTQFILAFAVTALQRLHNALETADIVGALSLEGLMGTARPFDPRIHAIRPFPGNQLVAHRLKTMLENSGIMAAHVDCGRVQDPYSLRCMPQVHGASRTAWLHLLDLVTIELNAVTDNPIIFSADDTISGGNFHGQPLALPLDYATVAAAELGNISDRRCYMMIEGRYGLPKLLIEDAGLNSGFMIPQYTTAALVTENKTLCFPASADSVPTSLGQEDHVSMGSISGRKLHQVIDNLEYILAIELLYAAQAVNFRRPLTSGPVLEAVHAFVRETVPFAAKDRIFAYDIQQLHTIVRQQSIARVANETALANHLSLNGIYHDQFGFY; encoded by the coding sequence ATGATACACCAATTCAAATACGGGGTAGATCAGCTCACTCCTGGTAAAGCCCTTGCCATTGCCGATGGGCAGTTAAAAGGGGTACTGGTGCCGGAAGTGGCTGATCGTATCGCTACCAGTTATGGTCACGTACAGACCATTGTGTCGCAACATAGTACAGTATATGGTATCAATACCGGTTTTGGCCCTCTTTGCGATACCCGGATCAATGAAGAAGATACCCGGACCTTACAATATAATATACTGCAAAGCCATAGTGTGGGCGTAGGAAATCCAATTCCCATTACGGTAGCCAGGGTCATGCTCATTACCAAAGTGCATGCCCTGGCACAGGGATATTCTGGCGTAGCGCCAGCTACCCTGGAGCGCATCATCTGGATGATCGATGCGCATATTACCCCTGTGGTACCTGAGAAAGGCTCTGTAGGTGCATCCGGCGACCTTGCACCATTGTCACACCTCTTCCTGCCATTGATCGGATTGGGTGAAGTATATTATAAAGGTCAGCGCCAACCTGCGGCAGCCGTGTTACAGGCAGAAGGTCTGACCCCTGTGGCACTGGGCCCTAAAGAAGGATTAGCCCTCATCAACGGAACGCAATTTATTCTTGCCTTTGCGGTGACAGCATTACAACGGCTACACAATGCTTTGGAAACCGCGGATATTGTAGGAGCATTATCACTGGAAGGCCTGATGGGTACTGCACGTCCTTTTGACCCCAGGATTCATGCCATCAGGCCCTTTCCAGGCAATCAGCTGGTTGCTCACCGCCTGAAGACGATGCTGGAAAATTCCGGCATCATGGCCGCACATGTGGATTGTGGCAGGGTACAGGATCCTTATTCCCTGCGTTGTATGCCACAGGTACATGGAGCTTCGCGCACTGCCTGGTTGCATTTGCTCGACCTGGTAACGATTGAACTGAATGCAGTAACAGATAATCCTATCATCTTTAGTGCAGACGATACGATCAGTGGTGGTAACTTTCATGGTCAGCCACTGGCATTGCCGCTGGATTATGCTACTGTGGCGGCGGCAGAACTGGGCAATATATCAGACCGTCGTTGCTATATGATGATAGAAGGCAGGTATGGATTGCCAAAATTATTGATTGAAGATGCCGGGTTGAACTCCGGTTTTATGATACCACAGTATACCACGGCAGCGTTAGTGACTGAGAACAAAACGCTGTGTTTCCCTGCCAGCGCAGATAGCGTACCTACTTCGTTAGGACAGGAAGACCATGTATCCATGGGTTCTATCAGTGGTCGCAAACTCCACCAGGTAATAGATAATCTCGAATATATACTCGCTATAGAATTGTTGTATGCCGCGCAGGCAGTGAATTTCAGGCGTCCGCTCACATCAGGTCCGGTATTGGAAGCTGTACATGCCTTTGTAAGAGAAACGGTACCTTTCGCCGCCAAAGACCGCATTTTTGCTTACGATATACAACAGTTACATACAATCGTACGCCAGCAATCCATCGCCAGGGTAGCCAATGAAACCGCCCTGGCCAATCATTTATCACTCAACGGTATTTATCATGACCAGTTTGGATTTTATTAA
- a CDS encoding bestrophin family protein, which translates to MIDYNPKAWFTFIFRIHKADTVRKLFPMFIAIGCYSAVVALLELKVLHLSDVAEWKNIVFVHSVLGFVISLLLVFRTNTAYDRWWEGRRLWGSLVNNSRNLAIKLHAMLPASNTASRDFFRVMIPNYAFALKNHLRNRYLPEELDLSQGAPLDDKKHVPNQIAVQIMAHVNDLYRKQQLSGEQLILLKDELQAFTDVCGACERIRNTPIPFSYSVFIKKFIFFYVMTLPFGYVFTVGFLIIPIVVFIFYVLASLELIAEEIEDPFGFDANDLPTDTISANIRKHVAEIL; encoded by the coding sequence ATGATTGATTACAATCCTAAGGCCTGGTTTACTTTTATATTCAGAATTCACAAGGCCGACACTGTACGCAAGTTGTTCCCCATGTTCATAGCCATTGGTTGTTATTCAGCTGTGGTTGCTCTTCTTGAGCTGAAAGTACTACACCTGTCAGACGTAGCTGAATGGAAAAATATAGTATTTGTGCATAGCGTACTGGGGTTTGTTATCTCTCTGTTACTGGTATTCCGTACCAATACAGCCTACGACCGCTGGTGGGAAGGCCGCCGGCTTTGGGGTAGCCTGGTAAACAACAGCCGCAATCTGGCTATTAAGCTCCACGCGATGTTGCCTGCCAGCAATACAGCTTCGAGAGACTTTTTCAGGGTTATGATCCCCAATTATGCATTTGCCCTTAAGAATCATCTCCGCAACAGATATCTCCCCGAAGAACTGGACCTGAGCCAGGGTGCCCCGCTGGATGATAAAAAGCACGTTCCTAACCAGATAGCTGTTCAGATCATGGCACATGTCAATGACCTGTACCGCAAGCAGCAGCTCTCCGGCGAACAGTTGATCCTTCTTAAAGATGAATTGCAGGCTTTTACGGATGTATGCGGCGCCTGTGAACGTATCAGGAACACCCCCATCCCCTTTTCCTATAGCGTATTTATTAAGAAGTTCATTTTCTTCTATGTAATGACCTTACCCTTTGGATACGTATTTACCGTAGGTTTCCTGATCATACCGATCGTTGTTTTCATTTTCTATGTACTGGCCAGCCTTGAGTTGATCGCAGAGGAAATCGAGGACCCATTTGGTTTTGATGCCAATGACCTGCCAACAGACACCATTTCTGCCAACATTCGTAAGCATGTGGCAGAGATATTGTGA
- the hutU gene encoding urocanate hydratase: protein MTSLDFIKQYAAHPHYKAPHGPELHARSWQTEAPLRMLLNNLDDEVAENPDELVVYGGIGQAARNKEALQKIIETLLTLDEEHSLLVQSGKPVGIVRTHPQAPRVMLANSNLVPKWATWEHFNELRAKGLMMYGQMTAGSWIYIGTQGILQGTYETFVECGRQHFGGDLKGKLLVTAGIGGMGGAQPLAATMAGAVFLGADVDESRIRKRIGTKYIDRITHSYEEAIGWAKEAMAKGEALSVGLVSDAGDMLERLLQDNIIPDILTDQTSAHDPINGYVPNGLTLAAAADLRKKDPAAYKQQSLKSMARHVGFMLELQRKGAITFDYGNNLREFAREGGEPNAFDFPGFTPAYIRPLFCEGKGPFRWVALSGDPQDIYTTDQALMDAFPDNKPLINWLKKAQEKVAFQGLPARICWLGMGEREKAGLLFNELVRSGKVKAPIVIGRDHLDCGSVASPNRETESMKDGSDAVSDWALLNLMANTGGGATWVSFHHGGGVGMGYSQHAGMVVLADGTDRAAACLQRVLFNDPALGIFRHADAGYEKAQEVATQFDLYR from the coding sequence ATGACCAGTTTGGATTTTATTAAGCAATACGCAGCGCACCCCCATTACAAGGCCCCTCATGGCCCTGAGCTGCACGCCCGCTCCTGGCAAACGGAGGCTCCCCTGCGCATGCTCCTGAACAACCTCGATGATGAAGTGGCGGAGAACCCCGATGAACTGGTGGTTTACGGTGGTATAGGTCAGGCTGCCCGTAATAAGGAAGCATTGCAAAAGATCATCGAAACCCTGCTTACACTGGATGAAGAACATTCACTGTTAGTACAGTCAGGTAAACCGGTAGGTATCGTGCGTACACATCCGCAGGCACCAAGAGTGATGCTGGCGAATAGTAACCTGGTGCCGAAATGGGCTACCTGGGAGCATTTCAACGAACTGCGTGCAAAAGGACTCATGATGTATGGACAGATGACGGCAGGTAGCTGGATCTACATAGGTACACAGGGTATTCTGCAGGGAACCTACGAAACCTTTGTGGAATGCGGCCGCCAGCACTTCGGTGGCGACCTGAAAGGGAAACTGCTGGTTACCGCAGGCATCGGTGGTATGGGGGGCGCACAGCCACTGGCTGCTACTATGGCGGGTGCTGTGTTCCTGGGTGCAGATGTGGATGAGAGCAGGATCAGGAAACGTATTGGTACTAAATACATCGACCGTATCACGCATTCTTATGAAGAAGCTATTGGCTGGGCCAAAGAAGCGATGGCAAAGGGAGAAGCCCTGTCTGTCGGACTAGTGAGTGATGCAGGCGATATGCTGGAAAGATTATTGCAGGATAATATTATACCTGATATATTAACAGATCAGACTTCTGCACATGATCCGATCAATGGTTATGTACCAAACGGTTTAACACTGGCTGCAGCTGCTGACCTGCGTAAAAAAGATCCGGCTGCATACAAACAACAATCGTTGAAAAGCATGGCAAGACACGTAGGTTTTATGCTGGAATTACAACGCAAAGGTGCCATCACTTTTGACTATGGCAATAACCTGCGTGAATTTGCAAGAGAAGGTGGAGAGCCGAATGCATTTGATTTTCCGGGGTTCACACCTGCCTATATCAGACCACTTTTCTGCGAAGGAAAAGGTCCTTTCAGATGGGTGGCATTGTCAGGTGATCCGCAGGATATTTATACAACCGATCAGGCCTTGATGGATGCATTTCCTGACAACAAGCCTTTGATCAACTGGTTGAAAAAAGCACAGGAGAAAGTCGCCTTCCAGGGATTGCCTGCCAGAATATGCTGGCTGGGAATGGGAGAGCGTGAAAAAGCGGGCCTGCTCTTCAATGAACTGGTGCGTAGTGGTAAAGTGAAAGCACCTATTGTAATAGGAAGAGACCATTTGGATTGTGGTTCTGTGGCTTCTCCCAACAGGGAAACAGAATCTATGAAAGATGGCTCAGATGCGGTATCTGACTGGGCATTGCTGAACCTCATGGCCAATACAGGTGGTGGTGCTACCTGGGTATCTTTCCATCATGGTGGGGGAGTGGGCATGGGTTATTCACAACATGCAGGCATGGTGGTACTGGCAGATGGCACTGACAGGGCCGCAGCTTGTTTGCAAAGGGTATTATTCAATGACCCTGCATTAGGCATTTTCAGACATGCAGATGCAGGATATGAAAAAGCACAGGAAGTAGCCACTCAATTTGATTTGTACAGATGA
- a CDS encoding DUF4421 domain-containing protein: MRKGYLLLSICLCMFHFAWGQRSSFIDKMGEWFQTQNDTAYIEDHTKDLTTRFFGSRKYNYYDIVDRKRKTEVMYRPNTPFNVGFGFNYKFIGINVAFNLPIINSTDRYGKTKALDLQAHYYLRKLVVDFYGQRYKGYYIANSRGVLNGFDEKGPLPVRPDIRNLNIGMSVQYVFNDKRFSYRAAYLQNEYQKKSAGSFLVGGELFTARMKGDSSLIPQNITTQDFINGINFSGTSIFSAAANAGYAYSFVYKQHFFLTLSLSGSLGGNYTHLFRDEENDLRKFGVQLNNTVRASIGYNSSKYFAGIHYVNLTTRSQSPIEHTYQTIGAGNFRVSVVRRFGLKRELF; encoded by the coding sequence ATGCGCAAAGGATATTTATTATTATCCATTTGTCTGTGTATGTTTCATTTCGCGTGGGGACAACGATCGTCTTTCATTGATAAGATGGGAGAATGGTTTCAGACACAAAATGATACTGCTTACATAGAGGATCATACCAAAGACCTGACAACACGTTTTTTCGGGTCGAGAAAATACAACTATTACGACATCGTAGATCGTAAACGCAAAACGGAGGTCATGTACCGTCCGAATACCCCATTCAACGTAGGTTTCGGGTTCAATTATAAATTCATTGGTATCAACGTCGCGTTCAATCTGCCTATCATCAACAGTACAGACAGGTATGGCAAGACAAAGGCCCTGGATCTGCAGGCGCATTACTACCTGCGCAAGTTGGTAGTAGATTTCTATGGACAGCGTTACAAAGGATATTACATTGCTAACTCCCGTGGGGTACTGAATGGATTTGATGAAAAAGGCCCGCTTCCTGTGCGTCCTGATATCCGAAATTTGAATATCGGCATGAGTGTGCAGTATGTATTCAACGATAAGAGATTCTCCTATAGAGCGGCTTATTTGCAAAATGAATATCAGAAAAAGAGTGCCGGATCATTCCTGGTAGGTGGGGAGCTGTTTACAGCCAGGATGAAGGGAGATTCTTCACTCATCCCTCAGAATATCACAACGCAGGATTTTATAAATGGAATTAATTTCTCAGGTACCAGTATATTCAGTGCTGCTGCGAATGCGGGGTATGCCTATTCATTTGTTTACAAACAACATTTCTTCCTCACATTATCACTCTCCGGCAGTTTGGGGGGGAACTATACCCATTTGTTCAGGGATGAGGAGAATGACCTCCGCAAGTTTGGGGTTCAGTTAAACAATACGGTCCGTGCATCTATCGGCTATAATTCGAGTAAGTATTTTGCAGGCATTCACTATGTGAATCTGACTACGCGTAGTCAGTCACCCATTGAGCACACTTACCAGACCATTGGTGCAGGCAACTTCAGGGTAAGTGTCGTGAGGCGGTTTGGATTAAAGCGAGAGCTTTTCTAA